The following proteins are encoded in a genomic region of Acidobacteriota bacterium:
- a CDS encoding beta galactosidase jelly roll domain-containing protein, with translation MRLGHVVALFLVATSLAAGAAGPNPGTRRIERIDLARGWRLESSAKIKRTGAEISRVGFPATGWHGATVPTTIVAALVADRTFPDPYFGMNMRSLPGVTYPIGNNFSLLPMSPDSPFAVSWWYRTEFTAPADFAGQQTLLHLDGISFRANVWLNGKQIATSEDIAGTWRLFEIDTRSALRRGRNALAIEVVAPTPHDLAMTFVDWNPMPPDKNMGLWRPVYLTAGGPVSLRHPFVETEVELPSRASARLTVRAELTNHSDKPVRGTLRGTIGTIGAIHFAQPVELAAGETRDVAVSPDAVPQLTMKDPKLWWPAQMGKPVLHTLRLAFETGGRVSDAGEIHFGIRQVTSEMDADKKTLLFRINGKPILIRGGGWAPDAMVREDPRKLEQKVRLAQHMGLNTIRLEGTLETEDFFQLTDRIGMLVMAGWCCCHHFEEWEKWDDQDRRIAERSQHDQILRLRAHPSVFVWLNSSDMPAKVPAVEEMYIRVLKQVHWPNPYVSSASATPSPFSGPSGVKMNGPYDFVPPVYWLDDPGKYGGAWSFATEISPGGAPPEIESVRAMLPKDHLWPVDDWWNFHAGGGEFKNMNLFINAMNARYGPSDDAEEFTTKSQMMAYEGLRSMYEAYSRNKYKATGVIQWMMTNAWPSMIWHQYDYYLRPGGGYYGTKKACEPLHAMYSYNDGSVWLISSRYDDAPALKVTATIYDLDMKQRWQQQATLDAPADSTQKVLTVPAVGELTGLSSTYFLVLNVDEPTGKHASSNLYWLSTAPEKVAWEKSTWWYSPTSSFADFTALNKLPKARVSYRTASDLQAGKMRTRVTVKNDSPAIAFFVRLKVNQGANGAEVLPSYWDDNYFSLLPGEEREITSTYDAAALGKAKPHVTVTGWNVEAR, from the coding sequence ATGAGACTTGGGCACGTGGTGGCTCTTTTTCTAGTGGCAACCTCGCTGGCAGCCGGCGCGGCTGGCCCCAACCCCGGAACGCGGCGCATCGAGCGAATCGACCTCGCCCGCGGCTGGCGCCTGGAAAGCTCGGCCAAGATCAAGCGGACCGGCGCCGAGATCTCGCGCGTGGGATTCCCGGCCACCGGCTGGCACGGTGCGACGGTGCCCACCACGATCGTAGCCGCCCTGGTTGCCGACCGTACCTTCCCTGATCCTTATTTCGGGATGAACATGCGCTCGCTGCCCGGGGTCACCTATCCCATCGGCAATAATTTTTCCCTGTTGCCGATGTCACCTGACAGTCCCTTTGCCGTCTCCTGGTGGTATCGGACAGAGTTCACCGCCCCGGCGGATTTCGCCGGGCAGCAGACCTTGCTGCATCTGGACGGCATAAGTTTCCGCGCCAATGTCTGGCTGAACGGCAAGCAGATCGCCACTTCCGAGGACATCGCGGGAACGTGGCGGCTGTTCGAGATCGATACCAGGTCAGCCCTGCGTCGCGGGCGAAACGCGCTCGCCATCGAGGTCGTCGCTCCTACCCCACACGATCTGGCAATGACCTTCGTCGACTGGAACCCGATGCCGCCGGACAAGAATATGGGACTCTGGCGGCCGGTGTATCTCACGGCCGGCGGTCCGGTGAGCCTGCGGCATCCCTTCGTGGAGACCGAGGTCGAGCTGCCATCGCGCGCAAGCGCCCGCCTTACCGTGCGCGCCGAACTCACCAATCACAGCGACAAGCCGGTGCGGGGCACCCTGCGCGGGACGATCGGGACGATCGGTGCCATCCATTTCGCGCAGCCGGTGGAGCTTGCCGCTGGCGAGACGAGAGATGTGGCGGTATCGCCCGATGCTGTGCCCCAACTCACGATGAAGGACCCAAAACTGTGGTGGCCGGCACAGATGGGGAAGCCGGTGCTGCATACGTTGCGCCTCGCATTCGAGACCGGCGGCCGCGTCTCCGACGCGGGCGAGATCCACTTTGGCATCCGCCAGGTCACCAGCGAAATGGATGCTGACAAGAAGACCCTGCTGTTCAGGATCAACGGCAAACCGATCCTCATCCGCGGCGGGGGCTGGGCGCCGGACGCGATGGTGCGCGAGGATCCCCGCAAACTCGAACAGAAAGTGCGGCTGGCGCAGCACATGGGCCTGAATACGATCCGGCTCGAAGGGACGCTGGAGACGGAAGACTTCTTCCAGCTGACCGATCGTATCGGAATGCTGGTGATGGCCGGGTGGTGCTGCTGTCACCATTTCGAGGAATGGGAAAAGTGGGACGATCAAGATCGCCGCATAGCGGAGCGTTCCCAGCACGACCAGATCCTGCGCCTGCGGGCGCATCCCAGCGTCTTCGTCTGGCTGAACTCGAGCGACATGCCGGCGAAAGTGCCGGCGGTGGAAGAGATGTACATCCGCGTGTTGAAGCAGGTGCACTGGCCGAACCCTTACGTCTCATCCGCGTCGGCCACTCCTTCCCCGTTCAGCGGACCTTCGGGCGTGAAGATGAACGGCCCCTACGACTTCGTACCGCCGGTCTACTGGCTCGACGATCCCGGCAAGTACGGTGGGGCGTGGAGCTTTGCCACCGAGATCAGCCCCGGCGGCGCACCCCCGGAGATCGAAAGCGTGCGCGCCATGCTGCCGAAGGACCACTTGTGGCCGGTCGATGATTGGTGGAACTTCCACGCGGGTGGCGGCGAATTCAAGAACATGAACCTGTTCATCAACGCGATGAACGCGCGCTACGGCCCGTCGGACGATGCGGAAGAGTTCACCACCAAGAGTCAGATGATGGCGTACGAGGGCTTGCGCTCGATGTACGAGGCCTATAGCCGCAACAAATACAAAGCGACCGGCGTGATCCAGTGGATGATGACCAACGCCTGGCCCTCGATGATCTGGCATCAATACGACTACTACCTGCGTCCCGGTGGCGGCTATTACGGCACCAAGAAAGCGTGTGAGCCGCTGCACGCGATGTACTCCTACAACGACGGCTCGGTCTGGCTGATCAGCAGCCGCTACGACGACGCCCCGGCGCTGAAGGTCACCGCTACTATCTACGACCTCGACATGAAGCAGCGTTGGCAGCAGCAAGCGACCCTCGATGCGCCCGCCGATTCCACCCAGAAAGTGCTCACCGTCCCCGCCGTCGGTGAACTCACCGGACTCAGCAGCACCTACTTCTTGGTGCTCAACGTCGACGAGCCGACCGGCAAGCACGCCAGCTCGAACCTCTATTGGCTGTCGACCGCGCCGGAGAAGGTCGCGTGGGAGAAATCCACGTGGTGGTATTCGCCCACCAGTTCTTTCGCCGACTTCACCGCCCTGAACAAGTTGCCGAAGGCGCGGGTCAGCTACCGCACCGCTTCCGATTTGCAAGCCGGCAAAATGCGTACCCGCGTCACCGTGAAGAACGATAGTCCGGCGATCGCATTCTTTGTGCGGCTGAAGGTCAACCAGGGCGCGAACGGCGCGGAGGTGCTGCCTTCCTACTGGGACGACAACTATTTCTCGCTGCTGCCGGGAGAAGAGCGCGAGATCACATCTACCTACGACGCGGCGGCGCTCGGCAAGGCGAAGCCGCATGTCACCGTGACCGGTTGGAACGTGGAGGCGCGCTAG
- a CDS encoding ROK family protein has translation MGEKLVLGIDIGGTKVAAGLVNAAGEIVSSSRAPMNANGTAAEAMRSVERAIAGVYPDARGREVFGAGVASPGPLDPARGLVLHSPNLPCWRDFPLLAAVSSVCGIPVRLDNDANAAGLAEALWGAGAGEPHVLYITIGTGIGTALIHNGHLYHGRTGAAPEGGHMTIDINAPVRCACGKRGCLEGMAAGPAIAERARELARKDPKGAATLIQMAGGDIAGITTEAVFDAWAAGDACSAAVIDATLELLMVWLGNMIDLFEPDTIILGGGVGMRLQPMFERLRTGSARWSINQRAAEIPIMPAKYGVDAGIAGSAALWFQDAKRHVTV, from the coding sequence GTGGGCGAGAAGCTCGTGCTCGGTATCGATATTGGCGGCACCAAGGTCGCGGCCGGGTTAGTCAATGCCGCGGGCGAGATCGTTTCGAGTTCGCGTGCCCCCATGAATGCCAACGGCACCGCCGCCGAGGCGATGCGCTCGGTGGAACGGGCGATAGCCGGCGTGTACCCTGACGCTCGCGGCCGTGAGGTCTTCGGCGCGGGGGTCGCTTCTCCGGGGCCGCTCGATCCTGCGCGCGGGCTGGTGTTGCACAGCCCCAACCTTCCTTGCTGGCGTGATTTCCCGCTGCTCGCCGCCGTCAGTTCGGTGTGCGGTATTCCCGTCCGCCTCGATAACGACGCCAACGCGGCCGGACTGGCCGAAGCGCTTTGGGGCGCCGGGGCCGGCGAACCGCATGTGTTGTACATCACCATCGGCACCGGCATCGGCACCGCTCTTATCCACAACGGTCACCTGTACCACGGCCGGACGGGCGCGGCCCCCGAAGGCGGTCACATGACCATCGACATCAACGCGCCCGTGCGTTGTGCCTGCGGCAAACGAGGCTGCCTGGAGGGAATGGCGGCAGGTCCGGCCATCGCGGAGCGTGCGCGCGAGCTGGCGCGGAAGGATCCGAAGGGCGCCGCGACGTTGATCCAGATGGCTGGCGGTGACATCGCCGGCATCACGACGGAAGCCGTGTTCGACGCTTGGGCAGCCGGCGATGCGTGCAGCGCAGCAGTGATCGACGCCACGCTCGAGTTGTTGATGGTCTGGCTCGGCAACATGATCGACTTGTTCGAACCAGACACCATCATCCTGGGCGGAGGCGTTGGCATGCGCCTGCAACCCATGTTCGAACGGTTACGGACAGGGAGTGCGCGGTGGAGCATCAATCAACGGGCGGCCGAGATCCCGATCATGCCGGCAAAGTACGGTGTGGACGCCGGCATCGCCGGTTCGGCGGCACTCTGGTTCCAGGACGCGAAGAGGCATGTCACTGTTTAA
- a CDS encoding SIS domain-containing protein produces the protein MNSPPPTHMLAEIYEQPAGVRATAQDAGIRDALVQLEPELARIGRILIAGTGTSRHAGVVAKFMIEGLAHIPTEVEYSSELQHGSSLPGPETLVIVISQSGETADTVSALRTARRAGARVLAISNVNDATMMYEADFRLHTKCGPERSVPSTKAFTAQLAALYLLALAAGKTRKRLTASQYKTHLDALLEIPAKLETALTSDGLCRELAGVLMSSEKFIFAGRGIHRGVAFDAALKFKETTYRCAQAYAGGEVWHGPLATVDLETAVFLLATRDRRDKQSEVRYEHTLSNLQSLKGRARAVIAIGIEGDDAVARAADVMIPVPSTSEYLLPLLEIVPLQLFAYHVATQLGHDVDRPRNLTKAVLQERL, from the coding sequence GTGAATAGCCCACCGCCCACGCACATGCTCGCCGAGATCTACGAACAGCCGGCCGGCGTCCGCGCGACCGCGCAAGATGCCGGCATTCGCGATGCCCTCGTCCAGCTTGAGCCCGAACTCGCGCGGATCGGGCGGATCCTGATCGCCGGTACCGGCACCAGCCGTCACGCCGGTGTGGTGGCCAAGTTCATGATCGAAGGGCTGGCCCACATCCCGACCGAAGTCGAGTATTCCAGCGAACTTCAGCACGGCTCCTCCTTGCCCGGCCCGGAGACGCTGGTGATCGTGATCTCGCAGTCGGGGGAAACGGCAGATACGGTGAGCGCGCTCCGGACCGCGCGCCGCGCCGGCGCGCGCGTGCTCGCGATCTCCAACGTCAACGACGCAACCATGATGTATGAAGCCGATTTCCGGCTGCACACCAAGTGCGGTCCGGAGCGCTCCGTGCCCTCGACCAAGGCGTTCACCGCGCAACTTGCTGCTTTGTATCTGCTGGCGCTCGCGGCAGGCAAGACGCGGAAACGGCTGACCGCCAGCCAGTACAAGACTCACCTCGACGCGCTGCTGGAGATCCCGGCGAAGCTGGAGACGGCGCTGACGAGCGATGGCCTATGTCGGGAGCTTGCTGGCGTACTGATGTCGTCGGAGAAGTTCATCTTCGCCGGACGCGGCATCCATCGCGGCGTGGCGTTCGATGCTGCCCTGAAGTTCAAGGAGACCACCTACCGGTGCGCTCAGGCCTACGCGGGCGGGGAGGTTTGGCACGGTCCACTCGCCACCGTCGACCTCGAAACGGCAGTCTTCCTGCTCGCCACTCGGGATCGCCGCGACAAGCAGTCGGAGGTCCGCTACGAGCACACCCTGTCGAACCTGCAGTCGCTAAAGGGACGCGCTCGGGCGGTGATCGCTATCGGGATCGAGGGCGATGATGCGGTTGCGAGAGCCGCCGACGTGATGATTCCCGTGCCCTCTACTTCCGAATATCTGCTGCCGCTGCTGGAGATCGTTCCATTGCAGCTCTTCGCCTACCACGTCGCGACGCAGTTGGGCCATGACGTGGATCGCCCGCGAAACCTCACTAAGGCAGTCCTGCAAGAACGGCTCTGA